The sequence CTGGCCCGTGGATGATCGCGTCGTGCAAGCTACAGCAGCGGGTGGTGCCGGTTTCGACGCCACCCAGAATGATGGCCTGCGGGATGCATTGCGGAGCGCCATCGCCCAGGCATCGAGCGGCGCGGATGCCCGCGTGGATCTGGAGCGCATCGCTCAGCAACTTAAGGCGCCGCAACTCAATGACCAGTGGCGCGCCGTGCAGTGCAGCGAGAATCACGACATTGTGTATCGCGACCGGGGGCAGCGGATTCCGCGCCTGGCCGACAGCAGCAACAGCCGTTCATGGCACGCGCGTAGCCGCTCACGCGTCGCCCTGGGGCTGACCCTCACCGCACCGGGCATCGCCCACCTCTTTATGGGCCAGGAATTCCTGGAAGACAAACAATGGCATGACGAACCCGGCAGCCTGTTTCAGCTCTGGTGGCAGGGTCTGGCCACCGATAAAACCATGGCGGATTTCCTGCGCTTCTCACAGGAACTGATCAGACTGCGGCGCAGACTCAGCGGCCTCAATGGCTCCGGCCTCAACGTGTTTCACATCCATAACGATAATCGGCTACTGGCGTTTCACCGCTGGGTACCGGAACAGGGCCATGATGTGGTCGTCATCGCAAGCCTCAACGAATCCACCCATTACAATTACCGCTTAGGTTTTCCGCTCCCCGGCCACTGGCGGGAGGCCTTCAACAGCGACGTCTACGACAACTGGGTAAACCCCTGGGCCGCCGGCAACCACGGTGGCATCGATGCCACAACCCCCGGCATTCACAACCTGCCCGCCGCGGCGCACATCGTGATCCCCGCAAACAGTGTGGTGATCTTCGTGAAAGGATGAATCCGCCCTGGAGACTGATGCCGGTAGAGATCTTGTCCCTGCGTGTGCCATGGTCTTTAGGAATTCCAAGCGATTTTGATTTAGTCTGCACAGACTGTTATTTTCTTTGAGTTTTTGCGAAACAAACAAGGAGGTCCACATGTTAGAAAAAAACCAGCCCGCACCCGAATTCAGCTCACCGAATCAGGAAAACCGCATCGTCAGCCTGTCCGCTTTTCGCGGCAAGCAAAATGTTATCCTGTATTTCTATCCCAAAGACGACACCCCGGGCTGCACCATCGAGGCAAACCAGTTCGCAGCACTGGCGCCTGACTTCGCGGCACTGGATACCGCCATCATCGGTGTCAGCAAAGACAGCTGTGAAAGCCATGCCGCGTTTATCGACAAGTTTGGGCTCAACTTCGATCTATTGGCGGACACCACGGGTGAGGTGTGTGACCGCTATGGTGTGTGGCAGGAAAAGGAAAAAAACGGCGTAAAGAAAATGAGCATCGTCCGCTCAACCTTTCTGATCGATAAACAGGGACAACTCCAGGACGTGATCTACGGTGTAAACCCCGAACAGCATGCCGCCGAAATGCTGGAAAAGGTAAAAAAGCTGCAGGCGTAGCGAAATTCCCTCGCACTGGAACGGCCTCACTGCATTTTCGATGGCAGGGTGATGATTTCCCCATCAACCGCGAACTGACCCTTGCCGCGGTGATGCAGGGTCCGCGGCTGTTTGCAGCCGGGATCGATCCAGGCCTTGAGCACTTCGAGCACGAAGAAATCATAGCGGTTCAGCAGGCGGGTATCCGTCACGCGGCATTCCAGATTGGCGTAGCACTCGACGATGAGCGGTGGCGCGACATGGGTGGCCGGACGCGTCGTCAGCTGAAACGCGGCGAACTTGTCCTGGCTACGGCCGCTGCTGTTGCCGCAGCCGACCACGGCCTCGGCCAGTTCCACGGTGGGGATATTGATCACGCACTGCTTGCTTGCCTTGAGCGCGGTAAAACTGAAATTCGCCTCGCTCATCACCATGCCCACCAACGGTGGTTCGAACTCCATCATCGTCAGCCACGACAAGGTCATGACATTCGCCCTCCCCTTGTGCGCCGTGGTGACCAGCACCACCGGCCCGGGTTCGAGCAGGCCGTAGACCCTGGACAAGGGATAGTTACGTTTCACCTTGGCGGCTCCTGTTCCTGGCGTGTTTCCTCTGTTGCAATTCTTTCAATTCTTTCAATTCTTTCAATTCTTTCAATTCTTTCAAAGACGAATAATCACAGCGGATAGCCGACGGACTGCGCCAGGATCACCCGTTGCTGCGGAGCAAGTTTCAGGGCATCGGCCAGCGCCTTGCGATCCAGCAGACCCCGCACCACGGTATTGAGCCCGGCCGAGGCGCAATACAGATAGACATTCTGCGCGATAAAGCCGGTGTCGGCCGCGGCGTAACGATCCTTGTCCTCATCAGTGGCGTCCTGCATGCGACGCCGGTCCGCGACATACACCAGATTGAGCGGCGCACTGGCAACAAACTCCTGGCTGCCGGTGCGCGCGCGTACATCCGTTTTCAGCACGCGGTGCAGCACATGGGCCGTCGCATCATAGAGATACGTGCCGCTGGCCTTCGCAACGTAGATGTCGACCTCGCGCCAGTCATGCGCCGATGGCGCGGTGCGCTTGCCGGAGTCCACACGGTTCATCCCGGCCGCCGCCCACAACAGATTGGCCAACTGCTGCGGCTCAAGCGCACGCCCGGAAAATTCACGCGACGAATGGCGCGCCTGCAACGCCTGCATCAGCGGCATACCGCCCGTAGTCTGTGGTGGCGGCAGTGTCACCATCTCAACCTCCTCGGCGGTCGCACTCGCCACGGTAAACAGCACAGCGCCAAAACATATCCATGCATGCATCGCACTCCTCCATGACCAAGGCACACCTCATGATGGATTAAGTATAGAGGGGGAAATCGGAACCGGAGAAAAGCCCCTGTCTGCTGAGAGCCCGTGAAAAACCGTCGGCTGTAGTGAGGGCGCCGATTTTCGAGCGAAACAGGGCTGCGTCAGTAGCCCGAAGGGTGCAGGCCAAGGATGGCCTGTATCAAAGCGACGACCGCAGTAGGCCGACGGTTTTTCACAGGCTCTGAGGGAGATATTCAGGCACCACGAGGGCTGCCCTGTTAAAACTTTTGTGGGGGACTGCTACGGGTGATCATTGCCCAGGTACTTCACTACGCCCTGCCCGGCGACATAGCCGCTGGCGAAACAGGCGGTGAGTAAATATCCGCCGGTGGGCGCGTCCCAGTCGAGCATTTCACCGGCGCAGAAGACACTTGGCAGTGCCTTGAGCATGAGGTGTTCATCCAGCGCCGTAAACGATACGCCGCCGGCGGTGCTGATAGCCTCGTCGATGGGGCGCGGGCGTTCACAGCGCAGCGGTAGCGCCTTGATCAGCGCCGCGAGTTGTTGCGGCTCGGTCGATCCTTGCCCGTCTACCGACGCATGCAATACCTCATACAACAATGCCGCCTTGACCCCGCTGAGTTTTAGCTGACGGCGCAGGTGCGCCGACAGGGAACGCTTGCCACGCGGTTGCGCCAGCCGGGCGGCGACATCTTCTTCGGCCATATCCGGCAACAGATCAATCGCAATCGTGGCACTGCCATTGCGCTCAATCACATCACGGATAGCGGCAGCGAAGGCATAGATCAGACTGCCTTCGATACCGTACTGGCTCACCACAAAGTCACCCTGTTTGTGCTGCACCGCGCCCGTCGCATCCGTGAACATCAGGCGCACGGACTTCACCGGCTCACCCGCAAAGTGGCTACGCAAATGTTCGCTCCACGCCAGCTCGAAGCCACAGTTCGATGGGCGCAACGGCAGGATCGCAACGTCCTGTTGAGCCTGTTGGGCGTGAAGGGGTTCGAGTAGCGCTGCGAGTATGGACACCCAGGCACCGGTTGAGCCCAGCCGCGCCCAGCTGCCACCGCCCAGGGCCAGCACCGTGGCATCGGCCGCAATCACGGCCTCGCCCGTCGGCGTCATAAAGCGCAGGTGATTGACGGCCGCAAGGCCCAGCCACTGATGGCGCATGTGAAAGCGCACCCCCGCCCCCCGCAAACGGTGCAGCCAGGCGCGCAGCAGGGGCGCCGCCTTCATCTCCACCGGAAACACCCGCCCCGAACTGCCGACGTAGGTATCGACACCCAACCCCTGCGCCCACGCCCGCAGGTCCGTCGGGCCGAAGCGATGCAGCATAGCCTCGATCTCGTGACGCTGCTCCCCATAGCGCGTGACAAACGTCGCCAGTGGTTCGGCGTGGGTAAGATTCAGGCCGCTCTTGCCCGCCATAAGAAACTTGCGCCCCACCGAAGGCATCGCATCATAGACATCCACCTGCACACCGTGGCGGCTTATCACCTCGGCCGCCATCAACCCGGCCGGCCCACCGCCGATGATCACCACCGCCAAGCTACTCTCCCCCTACCAGGAGGCTGTCGGGTTTAGGATGAATCATCAACGGACGCATAAATTTTAGCCCCAGGCCTTCCATAACAAGGAACCGCCGCTGACCAACAACAAGCCACCGATGATGGCTAACTGCTGCCGGTGACTGATACCCAGATGTACCTTGTTGCCCAAATACAGCCCCAGCCCCATCAGCGGCAGCGCCATCAATAACGCGCTTAACATCTCACTCTGGAGCAGCAGGCCGAAAAACAGAAAGGTGATAACACGTAACGCACCGTCGAGCATAAACAGGCCCGACAGGGTGCCGCGCAATTGCGCCTTATCATGCAACCGATGCGAAAGGTACACCACATAAGGCGGCCCACCGGTGCCAAACAGCGCGCCGATCAGGCCGCCGCTCAACCCCGTGGGCAGTGACCACCAGCGACTGATCGGCCTTTCACTGTGCACATTGAACACATAGCGTAGGCCGAAAATAATGACGAATAGACCGAGCCCCACCAGCAGTGGCTCACGCGGCAAATTCATCAGCAGGAACGTACCCATCAAAATGCCCACAATCGTCGCCGGTATCAAAAAGCGAATTTCATCCCAACGCACCTGCAAATGCATGTGGCGACTAATCACGGCAGACGCCACAAAATCCAGCACCAGCACCATAGGCACAACAAAGGTCAACGGCAGGAAGTGGGCCAAGAGCGGTATGGCAATCAGCCCCGAGCCGAAACCGGTAATGCCTCGCAAAAAATAGGCAAACAGCAGGATAAAAAATGCGACAAGGTAGATATCAGGCGTCATAAAGCGATCAAGTCCTGCGGTGATGATTCCGGACCGGGGTTAGAGTGAACTTCCCCCGATTTTTCCTATTCACTAAACTACTGCAGTTTTAGCAACAGTTTCCCCTCCCCAACACACCATCGCGTAAAACCGCGCCGAAACCGGGCCACATGCCTATCTCTGACCCGGTTTTTTACCATAGCATCCAATGACTCGCTGTAAATTATGCCGGTGATATGTGGTAAGTGTTTATATTATTGATAGATAACATTAGAAACAATTGTTTTCTGACCCGGTTTTTGTGCTAAAAAGATTAAGACCTGGCTAAGCGCCATTCCTCTGGCCCGGTTTTTTCACAGCAGGTAGCAAAGGAATTGAACCATGAATACAAACACTACGTACTCGGAATTACTTCACAAGATGGATACCTACTGGCGCGTTGCCTACTATTTATCTGTTATCCAGTTATATATCACCTACCCCGGCCATGGCGGATACTTCAAGCAAAATGAACCGAATACTTACCTGGAAGCGGACGCATGTATAAGTTAAGGCAACTGTGGAGCGAGCTGCGATCGAGCTTCTGGTTAATACCTTCGCTGATGGTCACGCTCAGCATTGCCTTTGCGGTTGTGTTGATCGAAATAGATTCTACCAGAAGCGACCTTTGGCTAAGTCAGTGGCCACGCCTGTTTGGGGTCGGACCGGAAGGCGCACGGCAAATGTTGTCGACACTTGCCGGTTCGATGATGTCGGTTATGGGCATTACGTTCTCCATGACCCTGGTGGCGCTGGCGCTGGCCTCGAGTCAATACACCTCGCGCATCCTGTGGAACTTCATGCGCAGCCGCATTACCCAGATTACGCTTGGAGGCTTCTCCGGTATTTTCGCCTATTGCCTGGTAGTGCTGCGTACCATTCGTGGCGGGAATGGTAGTGTCGAATTTGTGCCAGACCTGGCGGTCATCTTCGCCTTTATACTGGCCATCTTAAGCATAGGTGTACTGGTATTTTTTATTCATCACATCGCCGCATCGATCCAGGCCTCCAGCATCATCGCCTTGATCGCTAACGAAACCACCGCAACGATTGATCGATTTCTTCCGGAAAAACAAGAGGAAGGATTTGATGAAACTGGAGAGGATGAGAACAGGCAGATCCTATCATCACCGGATAAGAGAACCTGGTATGCAGTGCCTGCAAAGGAGAGCGGCTATATACAAAACGTGGATTATGATGCCCTGCTGAGTCTGGCCCGGGACAGAAAGACCATCGTGCGCATAGAGCACGGCATCGGCGCATTCGTTGTGGAAAATGCCGCATTGGCGTCGCTCGCGCTGACGTACCCGCCTGACCAGGCGACAATCAACGCTTTTAATGCGCCATACAGCATTGGCCACCATCGCACGGTGGAGCAGGACCCCGCATTCGGTATTAGAGAGATCGTGGATATGGCACTGAAGGCCCTTTCACCCGGTGTCAATGACACCTCGACAGCAATAATGAGTATAGATTATCTAACGTCCATTCTGGCGCGATTGATCTGTCAACGATTTCCGCCTGCGTACCGTTACGAGGGGGAAACCTTGCGAATGATCGCCATTGTTCCGACCTTTGAATCTCTGCTGGCCGATGCCTTCGACCAGATTCGAGGCAGTGCAGGCGGCAATTTTGGCATCATGGCGCGCATGCTCGACGCCCTTGAGACCCTCAGCAGTCTGACGACCAGCCCATGCCGCCGGCAGGCGCTCTACGAACAGGTACAGTGGATTGCCGAGCTGGCCGACCGCACCATCGAATCCACACATGATCGCGCGCGGATTGAGCAACGGCTGACGAAGGCACGCGAAGCGATCGACATCGAGCCAGGAGTCAAAGCCCTTTAAGCACGACTTCAATGTGGTCGCCGTGTGCCTGAATGCGCCGGAGCCTTTCAATGGCGCCAGGAATATGCAAGACAGAGGGTTACCAGGACTCGTACATAATTCCACGGCCTCCCGCATCACACGCTCACGAAAACCCGGTTTTCTTCAGAAACTGGCCCATTCTCAGAAAAAGGGTACTTTAGGAGTATGCCTCCTTGAATTCACCCTTTGCATTAATCGCACGGACAGGACCGCCGGCAATGACGGCAATCCGGCCGACCAGCCGCCATGCCTAAACGTAACTCATTGATTTTTTAAGGCATTAAATTGTTTGCAATTTTTCTCCTGATACCAATAATCAGCGTCGGAAAACTCGCGTATTTGACCGGCGCAGCGGGGTGCCCAAGGTGCTGTGGTGACCCGAAATGGCTCCCTGAAACGGCTACCCGAAACAGCTGCCCAAAACAGGCGAGTGTTCCCCTGGACCAGCTGGTATTTATTTCATAGGGGACTTAGATGTCAAAACAAAAACTGTGGTACGGATTTCTTGAAGCAGGCAGCAAAAGCAGCCCGGTGGTGATAGACCACAGCATGGACACGGGTGAAACAAGCAGCGTATTCGTTTACAACCATAACAGACAGGAAATACTCAAATACGTCCGCGAACTGGTTGAACCCAAACTACGTGAACTCACCGCCAAGGAAAAGGAACTGGAATCCGTCCTGAAAAAAGGCTTCAGCGACGCCTTGAAAACACTCAAGTACCCGCTAGCCAAAACCATCGACAGCCCCGCGAAAGCCAAGCCAAGCCCAGTAACTGACACGCCCAAGGATGAACCTGAGGTCGAGATCAGCGTGCTGGATGATGATATCTGGGAAGACGACGACTGAGAGCGAACTGAGAGCGAAACCGGGAGAAGTTCAGAGAGCGATTGTTGCTTATATTAGGAACGGGGAATATTAGAAAGAATTGCGCTCTGCCCCGGGTTTTTGCCCCGGGTTTTTGTGCTAGTCTTTCTTCGTTTTGGATGGCCATGGCTTGGCTTAAGTTACGCGCGGCTTTTCCTTCTGAAGTACGCGTCATTTGCGTAAAATGCCTCATCCTGCTCTTGATGACACCAACCCGGTACACCTAATAAGGGAAAAGGCTGAAAGTCATTGGGCTGTTCGAGCTTCCTGTTGATCCACAAATCAGAAACAAGCTGATCGATATCTTCAAGCTGCTCCAGATATCCTTTCTGAAAAAAATCACTGCCCTGCTTTAACAACACACTGTGTGTCGTCATGCCAATATACGGCGTCAGGGATTTTTCGTGCATGGCATGACCAACGACATAGCACTGGATGTGTTTCCCGAAAAGTTCCTTGTGCTCCCGGAACAGGTCTTTCCACTCGTGATTTATAACCAGCTCAAGTAATAAATCATCATCCGCAACAATGACCGCACCACACTCATCGAACAAAGTGATTGCATTTTCCAATGGACTTCGATTAGTGCCCGGTTTTCTGGTTTTTGATTGTTCAAAATGCAGGGCATTAAGCACGGATTTAATTTTGGGAAATTGTAACCAGCACATGGCATTAAAATAGTCGTGCCAGTTTTCAAGCCGCGTTTGCAATTCACCCGCCAAATATATGCGCGACTCATAATGATCTTCGAATTTATCCGGCGCACCAGCCTGCGCTACCGGGTGAACGGGTTTATTCGCGTATGATTGAATGTTTCTTATTTTAAATTCAGTGGCGAACTGCGCCAGTGTCGGCCAGGCAATCAGCGTGCTAAAAGGCCGGCTTACATCACGGACACTATTGAAAAGCGGGGACTGCTCAAAGAAATTGGGATTCCAGGTATCAATCGTTGTTCTGGCCATGATGAAAAATTGTACCCTTTCACCCGGCAAACCCGCAATCCTTCAATTAGTCCCGTGTCTACATGACAACCCGTTAAGAGCCTGTTTGCGGACTCATGACTCACGGTTATCTACCGGTTAAGAACGGCTCCTCACAAAACAGGCATTCTCAGATCCCCCACATCGGCTATTATTTGCCTATGTGTGGCAGATTCTATCTGGACGTGTCGAAAGCCGAGCTGATGGCGCACTATGACGTACAGAGTACGCCAGATATCTCGCCACGATTTAATATCGCCCCTTCCCAGGACATTCTCGCCGTGCGGGCGATTGCTGCGAATGAGCGTAATCTGGACTATCTGCATTGGGGCTTGATACCCAGCTGGTCCAAGGAAGAAAAACCGCACTACAGCATGATCAATGCCCGGGCGGAAACCGTGGCGAGCAAACCGGCTTTCAGAGCGGCCTTTAAACACCGACGCTGCCTCATCCCCGTCAGCGGATTCTATGAGTGGCAACCTCAGGACCACTTCAAACAACCCTATGCCATCAGCATGAAAGATGGTGGCCTGTTCAGCCTGGCCGGCTTGTGGGACCACTGGGAGAGCACTGACGGAAAGGTGATTGAGTCTTGCTCGATAGTGGTCACCGAGGCGAATGAAGTCCTGGCGCCCATTCATGATCGCATGCCAGTGATTATTGCCCAGGAAGATTATTCCACCTGGCTAGACCCCGAGATCCAGGATAAAGACCGTCTCGCACCCCTGCTCCATCCCTATGCAGCGCAAGCGATGAAGGCCTACCCGGTCAGCCCGCGCATGAATAACCCGGGCTTTGATGAACCGAAGTGTATACAGCCTATCGCGTAATAAAAATGAGTTGGGGTTTTCCAGATTGGGATCTACCCAGCTATGAAGAACAGCTCATATGCGACAATCCGCCAAGCTCGCTAAACTCGGTCGGCTTCCGCCTGTAGTATTTCTCCTCCACCTCTTTTGACTGCTCGGCATAAGGCTGCGTCATGACGTCCTGCAGTTCTCTAATTAGCGCGTAGTTCCCCGTAGCCGCTTGCTGATAAGCAGGCGCAAGCATCCACTCCCGCAAAATGTATTTGGGATTGACACGTTTCATCCGTTCACCAATCGCTTCAAGAGAACGAGACGTTTCAGCATTCGCATTAGTTGTGTCGGCAATGAGCGATTTCCATGTTGATAGCCACTCAGACCAACGCCTGTCCATCGGTTCATTCAAATCGGTGTAGAAACTTTTCCTAAGCGGTCCAATGTCACCCGGTATCGACGAGAGTTCGCGGAAGAATAGTGTGTAATCAACAGGTGTTTGCAGCATAAGAAATACAAGTTCTTTGAATAACGCCGCGTCAAGCGTAGCCAGTCCAAGCTTGGCCGCAAACATCTTTTCTACTGCCGCTTGCATCTCTACCGCAAAGCCAGCTCGAATCTCAGCGAGCTGTTGCAGAGCGACCTGGTCCGATTCCAGTAAGGGCTGCAATGCTGAACAAAACATCTCGAAGTTGCATTCTGCCGCCACGGGTTGATTGAAAAACGCAAAGTGCTTTCCGCCTCCTGTCCATGGCTGGTAGTAAGGATCAAACGCTTCACAGAAACCGAAGGGACCATAATCAAGCGTGAAGCCACCGGCCGCACAGTTGTCACTGTTGAAATTGCCCTGGCAATAACCAACACGGATCCAGTTCGCCACCAGCGACGTCAGGCGACTGCGAAATTCCTGTGCGAGCAACACCACTTTCCCGGCAGTACTGAGGGTGTTGTCTATAACCTCTGCGTACTCACGATCGATCAGATGCAACACAATCTTCTCGAGTTCCTCCATCGCAGCGGGGTGTTCCTGCTTGCGGGCGCGGCGAGCGA comes from Gammaproteobacteria bacterium and encodes:
- a CDS encoding peroxiredoxin; the encoded protein is MLEKNQPAPEFSSPNQENRIVSLSAFRGKQNVILYFYPKDDTPGCTIEANQFAALAPDFAALDTAIIGVSKDSCESHAAFIDKFGLNFDLLADTTGEVCDRYGVWQEKEKNGVKKMSIVRSTFLIDKQGQLQDVIYGVNPEQHAAEMLEKVKKLQA
- a CDS encoding flavin reductase family protein, whose product is MKRNYPLSRVYGLLEPGPVVLVTTAHKGRANVMTLSWLTMMEFEPPLVGMVMSEANFSFTALKASKQCVINIPTVELAEAVVGCGNSSGRSQDKFAAFQLTTRPATHVAPPLIVECYANLECRVTDTRLLNRYDFFVLEVLKAWIDPGCKQPRTLHHRGKGQFAVDGEIITLPSKMQ
- a CDS encoding nitroreductase family protein — protein: MHAWICFGAVLFTVASATAEEVEMVTLPPPQTTGGMPLMQALQARHSSREFSGRALEPQQLANLLWAAAGMNRVDSGKRTAPSAHDWREVDIYVAKASGTYLYDATAHVLHRVLKTDVRARTGSQEFVASAPLNLVYVADRRRMQDATDEDKDRYAAADTGFIAQNVYLYCASAGLNTVVRGLLDRKALADALKLAPQQRVILAQSVGYPL
- a CDS encoding TIGR03862 family flavoprotein; this encodes MAVVIIGGGPAGLMAAEVISRHGVQVDVYDAMPSVGRKFLMAGKSGLNLTHAEPLATFVTRYGEQRHEIEAMLHRFGPTDLRAWAQGLGVDTYVGSSGRVFPVEMKAAPLLRAWLHRLRGAGVRFHMRHQWLGLAAVNHLRFMTPTGEAVIAADATVLALGGGSWARLGSTGAWVSILAALLEPLHAQQAQQDVAILPLRPSNCGFELAWSEHLRSHFAGEPVKSVRLMFTDATGAVQHKQGDFVVSQYGIEGSLIYAFAAAIRDVIERNGSATIAIDLLPDMAEEDVAARLAQPRGKRSLSAHLRRQLKLSGVKAALLYEVLHASVDGQGSTEPQQLAALIKALPLRCERPRPIDEAISTAGGVSFTALDEHLMLKALPSVFCAGEMLDWDAPTGGYLLTACFASGYVAGQGVVKYLGNDHP
- a CDS encoding sulfite exporter TauE/SafE family protein, translating into MTPDIYLVAFFILLFAYFLRGITGFGSGLIAIPLLAHFLPLTFVVPMVLVLDFVASAVISRHMHLQVRWDEIRFLIPATIVGILMGTFLLMNLPREPLLVGLGLFVIIFGLRYVFNVHSERPISRWWSLPTGLSGGLIGALFGTGGPPYVVYLSHRLHDKAQLRGTLSGLFMLDGALRVITFLFFGLLLQSEMLSALLMALPLMGLGLYLGNKVHLGISHRQQLAIIGGLLLVSGGSLLWKAWG
- a CDS encoding DUF2254 domain-containing protein; its protein translation is MYKLRQLWSELRSSFWLIPSLMVTLSIAFAVVLIEIDSTRSDLWLSQWPRLFGVGPEGARQMLSTLAGSMMSVMGITFSMTLVALALASSQYTSRILWNFMRSRITQITLGGFSGIFAYCLVVLRTIRGGNGSVEFVPDLAVIFAFILAILSIGVLVFFIHHIAASIQASSIIALIANETTATIDRFLPEKQEEGFDETGEDENRQILSSPDKRTWYAVPAKESGYIQNVDYDALLSLARDRKTIVRIEHGIGAFVVENAALASLALTYPPDQATINAFNAPYSIGHHRTVEQDPAFGIREIVDMALKALSPGVNDTSTAIMSIDYLTSILARLICQRFPPAYRYEGETLRMIAIVPTFESLLADAFDQIRGSAGGNFGIMARMLDALETLSSLTTSPCRRQALYEQVQWIAELADRTIESTHDRARIEQRLTKAREAIDIEPGVKAL
- a CDS encoding DUF3025 domain-containing protein; this encodes MARTTIDTWNPNFFEQSPLFNSVRDVSRPFSTLIAWPTLAQFATEFKIRNIQSYANKPVHPVAQAGAPDKFEDHYESRIYLAGELQTRLENWHDYFNAMCWLQFPKIKSVLNALHFEQSKTRKPGTNRSPLENAITLFDECGAVIVADDDLLLELVINHEWKDLFREHKELFGKHIQCYVVGHAMHEKSLTPYIGMTTHSVLLKQGSDFFQKGYLEQLEDIDQLVSDLWINRKLEQPNDFQPFPLLGVPGWCHQEQDEAFYANDAYFRRKSRA
- a CDS encoding SOS response-associated peptidase — its product is MCGRFYLDVSKAELMAHYDVQSTPDISPRFNIAPSQDILAVRAIAANERNLDYLHWGLIPSWSKEEKPHYSMINARAETVASKPAFRAAFKHRRCLIPVSGFYEWQPQDHFKQPYAISMKDGGLFSLAGLWDHWESTDGKVIESCSIVVTEANEVLAPIHDRMPVIIAQEDYSTWLDPEIQDKDRLAPLLHPYAAQAMKAYPVSPRMNNPGFDEPKCIQPIA
- a CDS encoding protein adenylyltransferase SelO family protein, producing MKNGPPQKAAATVLSLDDLAKLANYSFMESLNGDPAAQADGADHAPRQVFSGHYVPVKPTPINAPEYVAHSKTLFHELGFADKMAESADFARVFSGDLSQAPEPMRKAGWATGYALSIFGTEYTQQCPFQTGNGYGDGRAISVLEAVINGRRWEMQLKGGGRTPYCRGADGRAVLRSSVREFLAQEHMHALGVPTSRSLSLYVSKTEQVQRPWYSEGSRSIDPDLLVSEAVAISTRVAPSFIRVGQVELFARRARKQEHPAAMEELEKIVLHLIDREYAEVIDNTLSTAGKVVLLAQEFRSRLTSLVANWIRVGYCQGNFNSDNCAAGGFTLDYGPFGFCEAFDPYYQPWTGGGKHFAFFNQPVAAECNFEMFCSALQPLLESDQVALQQLAEIRAGFAVEMQAAVEKMFAAKLGLATLDAALFKELVFLMLQTPVDYTLFFRELSSIPGDIGPLRKSFYTDLNEPMDRRWSEWLSTWKSLIADTTNANAETSRSLEAIGERMKRVNPKYILREWMLAPAYQQAATGNYALIRELQDVMTQPYAEQSKEVEEKYYRRKPTEFSELGGLSHMSCSS